From Streptomyces griseorubiginosus, one genomic window encodes:
- a CDS encoding penicillin acylase family protein, which yields MPPTTTASSGQQPGKSGRKKGRRARLIVLVLVLALVGGVAYAGYWSVSTVRASFPQTKGSIELQGLSGPVDVKRDSYGIPQIYASSDEDLFMAQGYVQAQDRFYEMDVRRHMTSGRLSEMFGKGQVEDDEFLRTLGWDRVAKKEYDTKLSASTKKYLQAYSKGVNAYLQGKSGKEISLEYAALGFVNDYKPAKWTPVDSVSWLKAMAWDLRGNMDDEIDRALMTSRLGPKQIADLYPEYPYSRNRTIVQEGQYNELTGAFEQNGSSDDNGLSGTSSNGSGTSGGSGTSTGGTGTATGGTGTATGGTATGTSASASSTAGSALQSQLSGLYDVLEDVPTAVGVNGQGIGSNSWVVAGSHTITGKPLLANDPHLSASLPSVWYQMGLHCRTVSSKCQYDVTGYTFAGMPGVVIGHNAKIAWGMTNSGVDVTDLYLEKLSGDGYLYDGKTVPFTTREETIKVAGGASKKIVVRETNNGPLLSDRSSELVKVGKKATVDNAAPDRGDGYGVALRWTALDPGTTMDAVFAMDKASNWSEFRAAAALFDVPSQNLVYADATNIGYTLPGRIPIRAKGDDGSIPAPGWDPKYRWTGKYIQQDELPYEYNPERGYIVTANQAVVDKDKYPYTLTTDWGYGTRSQRITDLIEQKIKGGGKISTDDMRQMQLDNSSEIAKLLVPKLLKIDIGDKDVREAQELLEGWDYTQDADSAAAAYFNAVWRNILKLAFGNKLPKELRVKGQCLWVDPVNSTGPADETEKVRECGQRDAAQAQPDGGDRWFEVVRNLMDDQKSDWWKTPKGVGNRPAATDRDGLFKRAMIDARWELTAKLGKDIDTWSWGRLHRLFLKNQTLGTSGPGIVQYMLNRGPWKLSGGEATVNATGWNAAGGYGVVWVPSMRMVVNLGDLDKSKWINLTGASGHAYSAHYTDQTGKWAKGELLDWSFSDEAVDKNTTDTLVLKP from the coding sequence ATGCCCCCCACCACCACCGCCTCCTCGGGTCAGCAGCCCGGCAAGTCCGGCAGGAAGAAGGGGCGCCGAGCCCGCCTGATCGTTCTCGTCCTCGTACTGGCCCTCGTCGGTGGCGTCGCCTACGCCGGCTACTGGTCGGTGAGCACGGTGCGCGCGTCGTTCCCGCAGACCAAGGGCTCCATCGAGCTCCAGGGCCTGTCGGGCCCGGTCGACGTCAAACGCGACAGTTACGGCATCCCGCAGATCTACGCGTCCTCCGACGAGGACCTGTTCATGGCGCAGGGCTACGTCCAGGCGCAGGACCGGTTCTACGAGATGGACGTGCGCCGGCACATGACCTCCGGCCGCCTGTCGGAGATGTTCGGCAAGGGGCAGGTCGAGGACGACGAGTTCCTGCGCACGCTGGGCTGGGACCGGGTCGCGAAGAAGGAGTACGACACCAAGCTGTCGGCCTCCACCAAGAAGTACCTCCAGGCCTACTCCAAGGGAGTCAACGCCTACCTCCAGGGCAAGAGCGGCAAGGAGATCTCCCTGGAGTACGCGGCGCTGGGCTTCGTCAACGACTACAAGCCGGCGAAGTGGACCCCGGTCGACTCGGTCTCCTGGCTGAAGGCGATGGCCTGGGACCTGCGCGGCAACATGGACGACGAGATCGACCGCGCCCTGATGACCAGTCGCCTCGGCCCGAAGCAGATCGCCGACCTCTACCCCGAGTACCCGTACAGCCGGAACCGGACGATCGTCCAGGAGGGGCAGTACAACGAGCTGACCGGGGCGTTCGAGCAGAACGGCAGCTCGGACGACAACGGCCTGTCGGGCACCTCCTCGAACGGCTCCGGAACGTCCGGCGGCTCCGGCACCTCCACCGGCGGCACCGGAACGGCCACCGGAGGCACCGGAACGGCCACCGGAGGCACCGCGACGGGCACGTCCGCGTCGGCCTCCTCCACGGCGGGCTCGGCCCTCCAGAGCCAGCTGTCGGGCCTCTACGACGTCCTGGAGGACGTCCCGACGGCGGTCGGCGTGAACGGCCAGGGCATCGGCTCCAACTCCTGGGTGGTGGCGGGCTCGCACACCATCACCGGCAAGCCGCTGCTGGCCAACGACCCGCACCTGTCGGCCTCCCTGCCGTCCGTCTGGTACCAGATGGGCCTGCACTGCCGGACCGTCTCCAGCAAGTGCCAGTACGACGTCACCGGCTACACCTTCGCGGGCATGCCCGGCGTGGTCATCGGCCACAACGCGAAGATCGCCTGGGGCATGACCAACTCGGGCGTCGACGTCACCGACCTCTACCTGGAGAAGCTCTCCGGGGACGGCTACCTGTACGACGGCAAGACGGTTCCCTTCACCACGCGCGAGGAGACCATCAAGGTCGCCGGCGGCGCCTCCAAGAAGATCGTCGTCCGGGAGACCAACAACGGCCCGCTGCTGTCCGACCGCTCCAGTGAGCTGGTGAAGGTCGGCAAGAAGGCCACCGTCGACAACGCGGCCCCGGACCGCGGCGACGGCTACGGCGTCGCCCTGCGCTGGACCGCGCTGGACCCGGGCACCACCATGGACGCCGTCTTCGCGATGGACAAGGCGTCGAACTGGAGCGAATTCCGCGCGGCGGCGGCCCTGTTCGACGTGCCGTCCCAGAACCTCGTCTACGCCGACGCCACCAACATCGGCTACACGCTGCCCGGCCGCATCCCGATCCGCGCCAAGGGCGACGACGGCTCCATCCCGGCGCCCGGCTGGGACCCGAAGTACCGCTGGACCGGCAAGTACATCCAGCAGGACGAGCTGCCCTACGAGTACAACCCGGAGCGCGGCTACATCGTCACCGCCAACCAGGCCGTGGTCGACAAGGACAAGTACCCCTACACGCTCACCACGGACTGGGGCTACGGCACCCGCAGCCAGCGCATCACCGACCTGATCGAGCAGAAGATCAAGGGCGGCGGCAAGATCTCCACCGACGACATGCGCCAGATGCAGCTCGACAACAGCAGTGAGATCGCCAAGCTGCTGGTGCCCAAGCTGCTGAAGATCGACATCGGCGACAAGGACGTGCGCGAGGCGCAGGAGCTGCTGGAGGGCTGGGACTACACCCAGGACGCGGACTCGGCGGCAGCCGCCTACTTCAACGCGGTCTGGCGCAACATCCTCAAGCTCGCCTTCGGCAACAAGCTGCCCAAGGAGCTGCGGGTCAAGGGCCAGTGCCTGTGGGTCGACCCGGTCAACAGCACCGGGCCCGCGGACGAGACCGAGAAGGTCCGCGAGTGCGGTCAGCGCGATGCCGCCCAGGCGCAGCCCGACGGCGGCGACCGCTGGTTCGAGGTCGTGCGCAACCTCATGGACGACCAGAAGAGCGACTGGTGGAAGACCCCCAAGGGCGTCGGCAACCGGCCCGCGGCCACCGACCGCGACGGACTGTTCAAGCGCGCCATGATCGACGCCCGCTGGGAGCTGACCGCCAAGCTCGGCAAGGACATCGACACCTGGAGCTGGGGCCGGCTGCACCGCCTGTTCCTGAAGAACCAGACCCTGGGCACGTCAGGCCCCGGCATCGTCCAGTACATGCTCAACCGCGGCCCCTGGAAGCTCAGTGGCGGCGAGGCCACGGTCAACGCGACCGGCTGGAACGCGGCGGGCGGCTACGGCGTCGTCTGGGTGCCGTCGATGCGCATGGTGGTCAACCTCGGCGACCTCGACAAGTCGAAGTGGATCAACCTCACCGGGGCCTCGGGGCACGCCTACAGCGCGCACTACACCGACCAGACCGGCAAGTGGGCCAAGGGCGAGCTGCTGGACTGGTCCTTCTCGGACGAGGCGGTGGACAAGAACACCACGGACACGCTGGTGCTGAAGCCGTGA
- a CDS encoding 5-formyltetrahydrofolate cyclo-ligase: MSHVGRPTEPDKRVLRREYLAVRNRLTADDVREAASALAGRALGLPELSRARTVAAYVSVGSEPGTLALLDALRERGVRVLLPALLPDNDLDWGAYTGEGSVARVQHGGKMALFEPSGERLGPDAVTGADVVLLPGLAVDARGMRLGRGGGSYDRVLARLERAGARPALVVLLYDSEVVAEVPTEAHDRPVHAVVTPSGVRRFPAPA; this comes from the coding sequence TTGAGTCACGTCGGACGTCCCACCGAGCCTGACAAGCGAGTATTGCGGCGAGAATACCTGGCGGTGAGGAACAGGTTGACGGCCGATGACGTGCGCGAAGCGGCGTCCGCGCTGGCCGGCCGGGCCCTCGGGCTGCCCGAGCTGTCGCGTGCGCGCACGGTCGCGGCGTACGTCTCCGTGGGGAGCGAGCCCGGCACGCTCGCGCTCCTGGACGCGCTGCGCGAGCGGGGCGTGCGCGTCCTGCTCCCGGCGCTGCTGCCGGACAACGACCTGGACTGGGGTGCCTACACCGGCGAGGGCTCTGTCGCGCGGGTCCAGCACGGCGGAAAAATGGCGCTCTTCGAACCCTCCGGCGAACGTCTGGGCCCGGACGCCGTGACCGGTGCCGACGTGGTGCTGCTGCCCGGCCTGGCAGTGGACGCGCGCGGGATGCGGCTGGGGCGCGGCGGGGGGTCGTACGACAGGGTGCTCGCGCGCCTGGAGCGCGCGGGCGCACGACCGGCGCTGGTGGTGCTGCTGTACGACTCCGAGGTCGTCGCCGAGGTTCCGACGGAGGCCCACGACCGGCCGGTGCACGCGGTGGTGACGCCGTCGGGCGTGCGCCGCTTCCCCGCCCCTGCATGA